The DNA region AATTAGTTTATACTTTAaggaaaataattttttttttttttttctccacgtatttatttcaaacaatgaaaaaagctttttataacaaataaatttaaaaaagaaaaaattgaagaaaattaaataaataaatatatatatatatatattatacgtgatggtttaaaaaaaaaaaaaaggaaacaaatatataaacatacatatatttatatataatcattcTTTATATCCTTTGTGacaattatataaaaaaatatcatttttcatttccattgtatatatttttgcaaaaaaaaaataatagtagTTTGCTATGTTCTATTGAACCAAAGGCAAGTAGGACACGAACttgtttttaaatattttagaCCTATAAGAATATGTaatcaatatttttaataaatctTCATAAATACCTTTAGACACATTCAATACTTCTGCGTTTGCACATGTTATTTCACGTTTCGATTTTATAGAATATAAAATCTTTATTActttttgaaaaaatattaaattttcattattgcatattttttgtaaaattgaagatatatacatttgttttataaatatccttatatcaataatgtatttcttttcattatttGTTATGTAAAATGtttgaatattatatttctcatttctgttataaatatactcatttaaaaataagacatcattataatttttaaaaatattttctttatataatggaatgtttattttatgtttaaatatataaaattttacCCTATCGTAAGGATCACATTGCTCTTTTGTTTTTtgttcattattatttatatcatcatcatttatGAATCCTTCCTTttgaattatattatgttgTATACTTTTTTTGGTATGACAATCTTTTTTGTCATTATCATTTGTGTGATTCGTCTCAGAATTGGGATTTAATTTACAGTcattttcaatatttatgttattacttgaaaaattattattcatcattatattattttcctttagttttttttctttttgcTTTTGCAAGgtgtttatataattgttGTTAAAATGTTCGATATTTGTTTTATCCTCTTTATTAgtattatttaaatataatttgttaGATATATTTAGTAAATTAGAATGATCTATGTTAATGTAATCGTCTGGATTATTTTGTTGTATTGattgaaaaatattattttttatattttcatttatagatttattattataaccAAAAAAgttgttttttttattattgttttCTAAATATCCAATGGGTGTGTAACAATTAGTACAAAAAAACAAATGTCGATAATTTTCTAggttattttttttaattgataaattacatttatttattattccATAACTAAATGACAGATAATTAGGaaagataataatagtatTACGTGTATCTTTTAAACATTCATATGAAAAACTAGTACATTCTTCACAAAAAGCATgttcaaaaaaattatttatatttacatataaatgtGGCATAATAGAATTAACATttgaataatttataatattcgAATTACAAGTTctacataatataatttgattgttttctaattttaacatattatCTAATTCTAAATTTCTATTAATTTCGAAAGCgttattatttgttttatcCACAATAAGATCTAATGAAAGAACAATGgttaatttattatttaataagaAGTGGATAGATTTTATGTTTGCTTTTCTTATGGAAATAAAAGAAGgtaagtatatatattttgaaaaacATTCATTTTCGAAGATATAAAACATTTGACTaaacaaatttttttcttttaatagATCACTTATATCACATGATTTTGTTAACCAATTTGacatacatttttttttatttttataatgaGATGCATTTGATGAGACACTTTGAGCAaataacattttataatttttgcTATATTGATTGGTTCTTTCAATATTGtctatattttcattaacattattgttataaatatttatatcttttttataatttacattatgatttaaatatatttctctCTTTTTATCTTTAACATTAAAACTTTTGGATTcaatataatcatatttttGTGTAACGGAGGAGTTCTTTTCTTGATGTAAAAcatttttcaaatattcacttttatcataattattattattattattattattattattatatattagttttatcttaattttataaagatgtacattttttcttttcacattttttgttttttctttttcaatTATAACATGAATGTTAATAAAATTCAGGAAATTTCTGTTAATTAATAAACTGTTAAAAAAAGGTTTCTTCAGTACATCAATTTCTATATCATTTAATGACACTACATTTtgtttaatataatattcagCATATATCATTGTAATACGAGTTACAGAGAATACAGGAAATACAGaagttttaaaaaaatatttaaataattataattataaatcgttatttatttaaattctggtaaaatttaatatttcgAAATAGCTATTTTGGGAaataccaaaaaaaaaaaaaaaatttcaacatgaagaaatatagctaaattataataatttttataaatatagctattttttttttttttttttttttttttttttttttttcataatatattttttttttttttttttttttttttttttttcttttgtgcataatatatattatatatatattatacatatatataatattatatttctatgtcattttattgatataaaataacaatattttattatttgttgaattttattttattaaataagaTGGACTTAAaatcatttatatacatacatatataatatatgtatattttatttctatatattgaataaaatatgcgaaaattacattttatgtaaaattttatgataaatatgatgatatgactggaataataattcttttataatttatattattatatgaggaataaataattattatattttacggaattattataattttttgtgttaaacgaaaaaaaaaaaaattatatatatttttttttaatctAGTGTTACACAATTTATATATANNNNNNNNNNNNNNNNNNNNNNNNNNNNNNNNNNNNNNNNNNNNNNNNNNNNNNNNNNNNNNNNNNNNNNNNNNNNNNNNNNNNNNNNNNNNNNNNNNNNN from Plasmodium gaboni strain SY75 chromosome 14, whole genome shotgun sequence includes:
- a CDS encoding hypothetical protein (conserved Plasmodium protein, unknown function) — encoded protein: MIYAEYYIKQNVVSLNDIEIDVLKKPFFNSLLINRNFLNFINIHVIIEKEKTKNVKRKNVHLYKIKIKLIYNNNNNNNNNNYDKSEYLKNVLHQEKNSSVTQKYDYIESKSFNVKDKKREIYLNHNVNYKKDINIYNNNVNENIDNIERTNQYSKNYKMLFAQSVSSNASHYKNKKKCMSNWLTKSCDISDLLKEKNLFSQMFYIFENECFSKYIYLPSFISIRKANIKSIHFLLNNKLTIVLSLDLIVDKTNNNAFEINRNLELDNMLKLENNQIILCRTCNSNIINYSNVNSIMPHLYVNINNFFEHAFCEECTSFSYECLKDTRNTIIIFPNYLSFSYGIINKCNLSIKKNNLENYRHLFFCTNCYTPIGYLENNNKKNNFFGYNNKSINENIKNNIFQSIQQNNPDDYINIDHSNLLNISNKLYLNNTNKEDKTNIEHFNNNYINTLQKQKEKKLKENNIMMNNNFSSNNINIENDCKLNPNSETNHTNDNDKKDCHTKKSIQHNIIQKEGFINDDDINNNEQKTKEQCDPYDRVKFYIFKHKINIPLYKENIFKNYNDVLFLNEYIYNRNEKYNIQTFYITNNEKKYIIDIRIFIKQMYISSILQKICNNENLIFFQKVIKILYSIKSKREITCANAEVLNVSKGIYEDLLKILITYSYRSKIFKNKFVSYLPLVQ